Proteins encoded together in one Rhipicephalus sanguineus isolate Rsan-2018 chromosome 9, BIME_Rsan_1.4, whole genome shotgun sequence window:
- the LOC119404511 gene encoding uncharacterized protein LOC119404511 produces MAAVASSACAPAEAAKHVRTRSSRTVRAAVPFSPDVKLTSRRKKKKAANKEPTCCKKCGITLRGSTKHLCAACCEPSLDVGPEEAQSNLEFEENKKKYLEEAKAFAANLAKVFDDLNAERLFCPVFKPKGPCACIQGYLSGDGSEQRVRSLLQLLQEAKKLSQQKCYNWEEVKRVGKSHAVGMGNGQKHSESFELFVNEHRPRLRELKLCERATQKVLFYSNNFLHRDLKTEPNKGRRIQRTKGKAALGKLRSLDQLAEDKCCQQRCAGLAQRYATLVSQWRERSQMGQTENRRVLAEMLTPSGPNSTNCYKFISWVTGCSFTTIAKVSKQMLATGGDREPPPHKLKKFWDAKNTSQEESIQNESS; encoded by the exons ATGGCTGCAGTGGCGTCGTCAGCGTGTGCCCCAGCCGAGGCGGCAAAGCATGTCAGGACGAGAAGCAGCAGAACAGTTCGAGCGGCGGTACCTTTTTCACCTGACGTCAAGTTAACGtcgagaaggaaaaagaaaaaggcagccAACAAAGAACCCACCTGCTGCAAGAAATGTGGAATTACACTGAG GGGTTCGACTAAGCATCTTTGTGCTGCGTGCTGCGAGCCATCCTTGGACGTTGGACCTGAAGAAGCT CAAAGCAACCTGGAGTTCGAggagaacaaaaagaaatattTGGAGGAGGCGAAGGCCTTTGCAGCGAACCTTGCCAAGGTTTTTGACGACCTAAACGCAGAGCGTCTTTTCTGTCCGGTGTTCAAACCTAAAGGTCCTTGTGCCTGTATCCAGGGGTATCTCAGTG GTGATGGCTCAGAGCAGAGAGTCCGCAGTCTGCTACAGCTTCTGCAGGAAGCCAAGAAACTGTCACAGCAAAAGTGCTACAACTGGGAGGAA GTCAAGCGCGTTGGGAAAAGCCACGCAGTGGGCATGGGCAATGGCCAGAAGCACAGTGAGTCCTTTGAGCTGTTCGTGAACGAACATCGACCTCGGTTACGAGAGCTGAAGCTGTGTGAACGAGCAACGCAGAAGGTGCTCTTCTATTCCAACAACTTTCTTCACCGGGACCTCAAGACGGAGCCTAAT AAAGGCCGACGAATTCAGCGGACCAAGGGCAAGGCGGCGCTCGGGAAGCTGAGGAGCCTGGACCAACTTGCTGAGGACAAGTGTTGCCAGCAGAGGTGTGCAGGACTTGCACAGCGATACGCGACGCTGGTCAGTCAGTGGCGGGAGCGTTCGCAGATGGGCCAGACTGAGAATCGTCGTGTTCTGGCCGAGATGCTGACTCCGAGTGGACCAAACTCGACAAACTGCTACAAGTTCATCTCCTGG GTCACTGGTTGCAGCTTCACGACGATAGCCAAAGTCAGCAAGCAGATGTTGGCCACCGGAGGAGATCGCGAACCACCACCTCACAAGCTCAAGAAGTTCTGGGACGCTAAAAACACCTCGCAAGAAGAGAGCATACAGAACGAATCATCATGA